A genome region from Salvia splendens isolate huo1 chromosome 19, SspV2, whole genome shotgun sequence includes the following:
- the LOC121779485 gene encoding protein ESMERALDA 1-like — MAPLLEMFPLLQTKENYSSRMAAIDYTVCLDSEVFVPTQGGNFLQLLLGHRRYLYGGHSTTIRPDKRKLALLFDNPNIGCQNFKRQMVNMRVYTVSKGLQLKRPKDSIYSFPCPVCMCKADKSGDARGPPVFFDWLKQGM, encoded by the exons ATGGCTCCTCTCCTGGAAATGTTTCCATTATTACAAACCAAAGAG AATTACTCTTCCAGAATGGCAGCTATAGACTACACTGTTTGCCTTGACAGTGAAGTTTTTGTACCAACTCAAGGTGGGAACTTTCTGCAATTACTGCTTGGCCATCGAAGATACTTGTATGGTGGACATTCGACGACAATCAGGCCAGACAAGCGGAAGTTGGCATTGTTATTTGACAATCCAAATATTGG GTGCCAAAACTTCAAGAGGCAGATGGTAAATATGCGTGTATATACTGTCTCGAAAGGCTTGCAGTTGAAGAGACCGAAGGATTCAATATACTCGTTCCCCTGCCCGGTTTGCATGTGCAAAGCAGACAAGAGCGGAGATGCAAGAGGGCCACCG GTATTCTTTGACTGGTTAAAGCAAGGGATGTGA